One window of the Candidatus Microbacterium colombiense genome contains the following:
- a CDS encoding RimK family alpha-L-glutamate ligase: protein MKIAVLSRAPQAYSTQRLRAAALQRGHNVKVLNTLRFAIDLTADEPDLHYRGRQLSDYDAILPRIGNSITYFGTAVVRQFEQMDVYTPNTANGISSARDKLRANQILSRHNIAMPPTAFVRNRADVRPAIERVGGAPVVIKLLEGTQGIGVILAPQVKVAEAIIETLHSTKQNVLIQKFISESRGRDIRALVVGDRVVAAMRRSAAGDEFRSNVHRGGSVEAVELDPIYERAAVRSAQIMGLRVAGVDMLEGDDGPLVMEVNSSPGLQGIETATKLDVAGAIIDYIAGQVAFPEIDVRQRLTVSTGYGVAELMVHGAVDLVGKTLGEAGLWERDITVLTLHRGVSVIPNPRKHVVLEADDRLFCFGKLDEMRSMVPERRRRRAKVRRLPKQPMSE from the coding sequence GTGAAGATCGCAGTGCTCTCCCGTGCGCCTCAGGCGTACTCCACCCAACGACTGCGGGCGGCGGCGCTGCAGCGCGGCCACAACGTCAAGGTGCTGAACACGTTGCGGTTCGCCATCGACCTCACAGCCGATGAGCCGGACCTCCATTACCGTGGGCGGCAGCTCAGCGACTATGACGCCATCCTCCCGCGGATCGGCAACTCGATCACGTACTTCGGCACCGCTGTCGTGCGCCAGTTCGAGCAGATGGACGTCTACACGCCGAACACGGCGAACGGAATCTCCAGTGCGCGCGACAAGCTCCGCGCGAACCAGATCCTCTCCCGGCACAACATCGCGATGCCGCCGACGGCGTTCGTCCGCAACCGCGCCGACGTGCGCCCGGCGATCGAGCGCGTGGGTGGTGCGCCGGTCGTCATCAAGCTCCTCGAGGGTACCCAGGGCATCGGTGTGATCCTGGCGCCGCAGGTGAAGGTGGCCGAGGCCATCATCGAGACCCTCCACTCGACCAAGCAGAACGTGCTGATCCAGAAGTTCATCTCCGAGAGCCGTGGGCGCGACATCCGCGCCCTGGTCGTCGGAGACCGCGTGGTGGCCGCGATGCGCCGTTCCGCTGCCGGCGACGAGTTCCGCTCCAACGTGCACCGCGGCGGCTCGGTCGAAGCCGTCGAGCTCGACCCGATCTACGAGCGCGCGGCCGTCCGATCCGCGCAGATCATGGGACTCCGCGTCGCCGGTGTCGACATGCTCGAGGGCGACGACGGTCCACTGGTCATGGAGGTGAACTCCTCTCCGGGGCTCCAGGGCATCGAGACCGCCACGAAGCTCGACGTCGCCGGCGCGATCATCGACTACATCGCGGGTCAGGTCGCATTCCCCGAGATCGACGTCCGTCAGCGCCTCACCGTGTCGACCGGATACGGCGTCGCCGAGCTCATGGTGCACGGTGCTGTGGACCTCGTCGGCAAGACACTGGGGGAGGCGGGCCTCTGGGAGCGCGACATCACCGTCCTCACGCTGCACCGTGGGGTGAGTGTCATCCCGAACCCCCGCAAGCACGTCGTCCTCGAGGCCGACGACCGGCTCTTCTGCTTCGGCAAGCTGGATGAGATGCGATCGATGGTCCCGGAGCGTCGGCGTCGCAGGGCGAAGGTGCGCAGGCTGCCCAAGCAGCCGATGTCGGAGTGA
- a CDS encoding ATP-dependent zinc protease — MTKTSHSNTLTGWREWVALPDLGVDWIKAKIDTGARTSSLHAFDVEEFEREGEAWVRFRLKPWQDSQEDAIVVETPVHDRRAVRSSSGHAQERLVVMLLIRLVDREVLAEVTLSNRDEMGFRMLIGREALRRGYTVDPARSFLGGRAPREARRRNRGRD, encoded by the coding sequence GTGACTAAGACATCCCATTCAAACACTCTTACGGGGTGGCGAGAATGGGTTGCGCTACCCGATCTCGGCGTGGACTGGATCAAGGCGAAGATCGACACAGGCGCCCGCACGTCTTCTCTGCACGCATTCGATGTGGAGGAGTTCGAACGCGAAGGCGAAGCGTGGGTACGCTTCCGTCTCAAGCCCTGGCAGGACAGCCAGGAGGACGCGATCGTCGTCGAGACTCCCGTGCACGATCGACGCGCGGTTCGCAGCTCATCCGGTCACGCGCAGGAGCGTCTGGTCGTGATGCTTCTGATCCGCCTGGTGGATCGTGAGGTGCTCGCGGAGGTCACTCTCAGCAATCGCGACGAGATGGGCTTCCGCATGCTCATCGGCCGAGAAGCGTTGCGCCGCGGGTACACCGTCGACCCGGCGCGCTCGTTCCTCGGAGGCAGGGCCCCGCGGGAAGCTCGCCGCCGTAACCGCGGCAGGGACTGA
- a CDS encoding RDD family protein, translating to MGRPGRRIGALVIDYTAATIIATGFLGFDQFALPSEAGLTQFAPMLVFALLQIIFIPVVGGSPGHRILGMRLVRLDGSWIGIWRPIVRTLLLIVVIPAVIWDADQRGLHDKIVGTALIRA from the coding sequence ATGGGCCGTCCGGGCCGACGCATCGGGGCGTTGGTGATCGACTACACCGCTGCGACGATCATCGCGACAGGTTTCCTCGGATTCGACCAGTTCGCCCTCCCGAGCGAGGCCGGTCTCACCCAGTTCGCGCCGATGCTGGTGTTCGCGCTCCTGCAGATCATCTTCATCCCGGTCGTCGGCGGCAGTCCCGGGCACCGCATCCTCGGCATGCGCCTGGTTCGCCTCGACGGCTCGTGGATCGGCATCTGGCGTCCGATCGTGCGCACCCTGCTGCTCATCGTCGTGATCCCGGCGGTCATCTGGGACGCCGATCAGCGCGGCCTGCACGACAAGATCGTCGGAACCGCCCTCATCCGAGCCTGA
- the glnA gene encoding type I glutamate--ammonia ligase — MFKDSSEVLSYIKENDVKFLDIRFTDLPGVQQHFNIPASTVDEAFFTEGQLFDGSSIRGFASIHESDMQLIPDVTTAYVDPFREASTLVMIFDIYNPRTGEIYSKDPRQVAKKAEKYLSSTGIADTAFFAPEAEFYIFDDVRYSVTAGESFYKVDSEEAAWNTGREEEGGNLANKTPYKGGYFPVSPVDKTADLRDDITLKLIDAGFILERSHHEVGTAGQQEINYRFDTMVHSADDILKFKYIVKNTCEQWGKVATFMPKPLYGDNGSGMHTHQSLWNDGKPLFYDEAGYGQLSDIARWYIGGLLAHAPAVLAFTNPTLNSYHRLVKGFEAPVNLVYSAGNRSAAIRIPITGSNPKAKRIEFRAPDASGNPYLAFAAQLMAGLDGIKNRIEPHEPVDKDLYELPPEEAKDIPQVPNSLLDSLDALAADHQFLLEGGVFTKELIETWISYKHENEILPMAQRPHPFEYELYFGV; from the coding sequence ATGTTCAAAGATTCGTCCGAGGTGCTGAGCTACATCAAGGAGAACGACGTCAAGTTCCTTGACATCCGTTTCACCGATCTTCCCGGTGTGCAGCAGCACTTCAACATTCCTGCGTCCACGGTCGACGAGGCCTTCTTCACCGAGGGCCAGCTGTTCGACGGCTCCTCGATCCGCGGTTTCGCGAGCATCCACGAGTCCGACATGCAGCTCATCCCGGACGTCACGACGGCGTATGTCGACCCGTTCCGCGAGGCGAGCACGCTCGTCATGATCTTCGACATCTACAACCCTCGCACCGGCGAGATCTACTCGAAGGACCCGCGCCAGGTCGCCAAGAAGGCCGAGAAGTACCTCTCGTCGACGGGCATTGCTGACACCGCTTTCTTCGCCCCCGAGGCAGAGTTCTACATCTTCGACGACGTCCGCTACTCGGTGACCGCCGGTGAGAGCTTCTACAAGGTCGACTCCGAAGAGGCGGCCTGGAACACCGGCCGCGAGGAAGAGGGCGGAAACCTCGCCAACAAGACCCCGTACAAGGGCGGTTACTTCCCCGTGAGCCCCGTCGACAAGACGGCCGACCTCCGCGACGACATCACCCTCAAGCTGATCGACGCCGGGTTCATCCTCGAGCGCTCGCACCACGAGGTCGGCACCGCCGGTCAGCAGGAGATCAACTACCGCTTCGACACCATGGTGCACTCGGCGGACGACATCCTGAAGTTCAAGTACATCGTGAAGAACACCTGCGAGCAGTGGGGCAAGGTCGCGACCTTCATGCCCAAGCCGCTCTACGGCGACAACGGCTCGGGCATGCACACGCACCAGTCGCTGTGGAACGACGGCAAGCCGCTGTTCTACGACGAGGCCGGCTACGGCCAGCTCAGCGACATCGCGCGCTGGTACATCGGTGGCCTCCTGGCCCACGCGCCGGCCGTGCTCGCCTTCACGAACCCGACGCTGAACAGCTACCACCGTCTGGTCAAGGGCTTCGAGGCTCCGGTCAACCTGGTCTACTCGGCCGGAAACCGCTCCGCCGCGATCCGCATCCCGATCACGGGCTCGAACCCGAAGGCCAAGCGCATCGAGTTCCGCGCGCCAGACGCTTCGGGCAACCCGTACCTCGCCTTCGCCGCACAGCTGATGGCGGGCCTCGACGGTATCAAGAACCGCATCGAGCCGCACGAGCCGGTCGACAAGGACCTCTACGAGCTCCCGCCTGAGGAGGCCAAGGACATCCCGCAGGTCCCGAACTCGCTGCTCGACTCGCTCGACGCTCTCGCGGCCGACCACCAGTTCCTCCTCGAGGGCGGCGTGTTCACCAAGGAGCTCATCGAGACCTGGATCTCCTACAAGCACGAGAACGAGATCCTGCCAATGGCCCAGCGCCCGCACCCGTTCGAGTACGAGCTGTACTTCGGCGTGTAG
- a CDS encoding helix-turn-helix domain-containing protein: protein MTRARTLAMFGSVRIREFVRGRDDTRSRLDRVAGLVGLHSVRSGGIEIDTASGRLRLGANSAFLLGHDVPLPAAPVEGLRLLSILIPAETLTGAIAPEPGEVRTVSESSALLDPALAFAERAAVLDPDPVSGFGSYYFERLLQEMVIGVAVEGTRAPRMNPKSDAYTRALAMIIAQREDPSLSPKLIAEHLAVSLRQLQRAFRSHGTTPERQIRRARVDHAAALLEDRTYDPLTIAEIGRYAGFSDGSSLARAMSQEGRESPANVRRAALLSASLAASSIPSATYPDRLAT from the coding sequence GTGACGAGAGCACGCACGCTCGCGATGTTCGGCAGCGTGCGCATCAGGGAGTTCGTCCGAGGGCGCGATGACACGCGCTCGCGGCTCGATCGTGTCGCCGGACTCGTCGGTCTGCACAGCGTGCGCTCCGGCGGGATCGAGATCGACACAGCATCCGGGCGGCTGAGACTGGGCGCCAACTCGGCATTCCTGCTCGGGCATGACGTCCCGCTGCCCGCGGCTCCGGTGGAGGGTCTCCGGCTGCTGTCGATCCTGATCCCCGCCGAGACTCTCACTGGCGCGATCGCTCCGGAACCCGGCGAGGTGCGCACGGTCTCCGAGTCCAGTGCGCTCCTCGATCCGGCTCTGGCTTTCGCCGAACGCGCTGCGGTCCTCGATCCCGACCCGGTCAGCGGCTTCGGCAGCTACTACTTCGAGCGCCTGTTGCAGGAGATGGTGATCGGGGTCGCGGTCGAAGGCACCCGAGCTCCACGCATGAATCCGAAGTCCGACGCGTATACGCGTGCTCTCGCCATGATCATCGCGCAGCGAGAGGACCCATCGCTCTCGCCGAAGCTGATCGCCGAGCATCTCGCAGTGTCGTTGCGGCAACTGCAGCGCGCGTTCCGATCTCATGGCACGACGCCGGAGCGTCAGATCCGACGCGCACGGGTGGATCACGCCGCTGCACTCCTGGAGGACCGCACGTACGACCCCCTGACCATCGCGGAGATCGGTCGCTATGCGGGATTCTCCGACGGATCGAGTCTTGCTCGGGCGATGTCCCAGGAGGGGCGTGAATCGCCGGCGAACGTTCGGCGTGCGGCGCTGCTGTCCGCCTCGCTCGCAGCCTCTTCCATACCCAGCGCGACATACCCGGATCGTCTGGCGACATAG
- a CDS encoding AI-2E family transporter, with protein sequence MLGLLGALGVLVALMIGGIVDQLATVLVYIGVAIFLALGLDPIVSFIERKLPRPAAVAIVVAVVVLAFAGIILAIVPILVEQITNLIDDGPGMVKDIMAAGWFQDLNSQFGSTLEDAGNGILSFLQDPGNLANIGGGVFAVGAGIAGGFTGVTIVLILTLYFMASLRGIKHTAARFVPAYQRDTFSELLEDVSGAVGRYVMGQASLALINGILSLIMLSIIGAPVPALLALIAFIGSMIPLVGTLTASVINSLICLFVSPMTALIAFIYYLVYMQIEAYVISPRIMSKAVAVPGALVVIAAVAGGALGGILGALVAIPVAASIIIIVQKVLFPAQDRKIAPPTVAAP encoded by the coding sequence ATGCTCGGTCTCCTGGGTGCTCTCGGCGTGCTCGTCGCCTTGATGATCGGCGGCATCGTCGATCAGCTCGCCACCGTGCTCGTCTACATCGGCGTGGCGATCTTCCTGGCGCTGGGCCTCGACCCGATCGTCTCGTTCATCGAGCGCAAGCTCCCTCGGCCCGCAGCAGTGGCGATCGTGGTCGCCGTCGTGGTGTTGGCGTTCGCAGGCATCATCCTGGCGATCGTGCCGATCCTCGTCGAGCAGATCACCAACCTGATCGATGACGGACCGGGAATGGTGAAGGACATCATGGCCGCGGGCTGGTTCCAAGATCTGAACAGCCAGTTCGGGTCGACCTTGGAGGATGCGGGCAACGGCATCCTCTCCTTCCTCCAGGATCCGGGCAACCTCGCCAACATCGGCGGCGGCGTCTTCGCCGTCGGAGCGGGAATCGCCGGTGGCTTCACCGGCGTCACGATCGTGCTGATCCTCACGCTCTACTTCATGGCCTCGCTACGCGGCATCAAGCACACCGCAGCCCGCTTCGTGCCCGCCTACCAGCGCGACACCTTCAGCGAACTGCTCGAAGACGTCTCAGGGGCTGTCGGCCGCTACGTGATGGGCCAGGCCAGCCTCGCCCTGATCAACGGCATCCTCAGCCTCATCATGCTCAGCATCATCGGCGCCCCTGTTCCCGCACTGCTGGCGCTGATCGCCTTCATCGGCTCGATGATCCCGCTCGTCGGAACTCTGACGGCGTCGGTGATCAACTCCCTGATCTGCCTGTTCGTGAGCCCGATGACCGCATTGATCGCCTTCATCTACTACCTCGTCTACATGCAGATCGAGGCATATGTCATCTCGCCTCGCATCATGAGCAAGGCCGTCGCCGTCCCCGGAGCCCTGGTCGTCATCGCCGCGGTCGCCGGCGGCGCACTCGGAGGAATCCTCGGAGCCCTGGTCGCCATCCCGGTCGCGGCGAGCATCATCATCATCGTGCAGAAGGTGTTGTTCCCCGCTCAAGACCGCAAGATCGCTCCCCCGACGGTCGCCGCCCCCTGA
- a CDS encoding diacylglycerol kinase family protein codes for MSLARIGIVWNPSKVEQEVLQDAVRAVFGDESDIRWWETSPKDPGRGMAREAREDGRDVVIAVGGDGTVRAVAESLAGSETQLGIVPQGTGNLLARNLDVPLNNVEAALERVRDGEPRRIDLGWVSYDGTEHAFAVMVGFGVDAQMLVETDDDLKSKAGWLAYVEAMGRALAGTEMTDITVTVDGENPVAVRGHTMLIGNCGMVQGGIRLLPDAVLDDGKLDVLMISADGPLQWLDTFRSFVWDNGIRRFFAGGDEAVSTESAQHIAVETISVELETPLVFEIDGEEMGEVTSFDVRVEAGALLVR; via the coding sequence ATGAGCCTTGCACGCATCGGAATCGTCTGGAACCCGTCGAAGGTCGAGCAGGAGGTGCTGCAGGACGCGGTACGGGCGGTCTTCGGTGACGAGAGCGACATCCGCTGGTGGGAGACCTCCCCGAAGGACCCCGGTCGCGGGATGGCCCGCGAGGCACGGGAAGACGGGCGTGACGTCGTCATCGCGGTGGGAGGCGACGGCACTGTCCGCGCGGTGGCCGAATCGTTGGCGGGATCCGAGACCCAGCTGGGCATCGTGCCGCAGGGCACGGGCAACCTCCTCGCGCGCAACCTCGACGTACCGCTCAACAATGTCGAGGCGGCGCTGGAACGCGTCCGTGACGGTGAGCCGCGCCGAATCGACCTGGGTTGGGTGTCGTACGACGGCACCGAGCATGCCTTCGCGGTCATGGTGGGGTTCGGCGTCGATGCGCAGATGCTGGTCGAGACCGATGACGACCTCAAGTCCAAGGCCGGGTGGCTCGCGTATGTCGAGGCCATGGGGCGCGCACTGGCCGGCACCGAGATGACCGACATCACGGTGACGGTCGACGGCGAGAACCCCGTCGCGGTGCGTGGGCACACCATGCTGATCGGCAATTGCGGCATGGTGCAGGGCGGGATCCGACTGCTGCCGGACGCCGTGCTCGATGACGGCAAGCTCGACGTGCTCATGATCAGCGCGGACGGGCCGTTGCAGTGGCTCGACACATTCCGCTCGTTTGTCTGGGACAACGGCATCCGTCGGTTCTTCGCCGGAGGCGACGAGGCCGTGAGCACGGAGTCCGCGCAGCACATCGCTGTCGAGACGATCTCGGTGGAGCTCGAGACGCCGCTGGTGTTCGAGATCGACGGCGAAGAGATGGGCGAGGTCACGTCGTTCGACGTGCGTGTCGAGGCCGGAGCACTCCTCGTCCGCTGA
- a CDS encoding bifunctional [glutamine synthetase] adenylyltransferase/[glutamine synthetase]-adenylyl-L-tyrosine phosphorylase has protein sequence MARPDDSVSLSALARLGFSELSEAAADLAELAEILGIPRSEILDGAARAPDADAAVRGMLRVARREAAPVKALIVQDRERHRIWRLLGASEGLADFFLRHPEQLFELDGPIDGLPSSVELRERLLDSVGAVDGFAATGGDEAVVALRVAYRVALARIAAYDLDHALPTTVVGVVAAALADAAGAALEASLAVARAKLADSTPRAQIAATRLSIIGMGKSGARELNYVSDVDVIFVGGTADEEVVSEARAIDIATRLARETMRGLSGIEIEPPLWEVDAALRPEGKQGALVRSLNSHLAYYDRWAKSWEFQALLKARPLAGDPELGDEYIEAVQPKIWSSAARKDFVDSVQRMRERVMEHIDPEDVPYQIKLGSGGIRDIEFTVQLLQLVHGLTDPSLRTRGTLESLDALVAGGYIGRVEAAAFAQDYCILRLMEHRLQLRELSRTHLMPRTPAGLRVLARSTGLAETGDGIWARWETVRREVREIHTRLFYRPLLSAVAALPEEERTLSASQAHDRLAAIGFRDPTGALRHIGALTNGLSRKATIQRHLMPIMVRWFADGSDPDYGLIAFRRISERLGDTPWFLRMLRDSSGAAESLTRVLSSSRYIGELMEWIPESVAWLDSPELLRPRGAAALDEEARAIQTRHETVGDALRAVRANRRRELLRTAMGAVLDAVTIEEIATALTEITETTIQAALRAVFREVVPPEDEALDFAVIGMGRFGGAELGFGSDADILYVYDANGLDPQRAQILATQIVTRLREHLTDHRLPLDLDADLRPEGRSGPVVRSIEAYTAYYRRWSLSWEAQALLRARGVAGSAKLIDKFMTLADSIRYPDTVDEQGLREIKRIKARVEGERLPQGADPRRHLKLGPGTLSDVEWLVQLLQLQHAHDVPGMRTTSTIAALDAAVAADLVDEASAERLREAWRLASRLRSAMTLLTGQTTDVLPADRRQLDAIGRLLAYPDRSATELEEDYLGVTRRARKAFEQLFYG, from the coding sequence ATGGCTCGCCCCGATGATTCGGTCTCGCTCTCTGCGCTGGCCAGGCTCGGTTTCTCGGAGCTGAGCGAGGCTGCCGCGGATCTTGCCGAGCTCGCTGAGATCCTCGGCATTCCGCGCTCCGAGATCCTCGACGGCGCGGCCCGTGCACCCGACGCGGATGCGGCGGTGCGTGGAATGCTGCGTGTCGCGCGTCGCGAGGCGGCGCCCGTCAAAGCGCTGATCGTCCAGGATCGGGAGCGTCATCGAATCTGGCGATTGCTCGGAGCCTCGGAGGGGCTGGCCGACTTCTTCCTCCGGCATCCCGAGCAGTTGTTCGAGCTGGATGGCCCGATCGACGGGCTGCCGTCATCGGTGGAGCTGCGCGAGAGATTGCTCGACTCCGTCGGAGCGGTCGACGGGTTCGCGGCGACCGGTGGGGATGAGGCTGTCGTCGCGCTGCGCGTGGCGTATCGGGTCGCGTTGGCGAGGATCGCGGCCTACGACCTGGATCATGCCCTCCCGACGACGGTGGTCGGTGTGGTGGCTGCGGCTCTCGCCGATGCGGCCGGTGCGGCGCTCGAGGCTTCTCTGGCGGTCGCTCGTGCGAAGCTCGCGGATTCGACCCCGAGAGCGCAGATCGCCGCGACGAGGTTGTCGATCATCGGGATGGGCAAGTCAGGTGCCCGCGAGCTCAACTACGTGAGCGATGTCGACGTGATCTTCGTCGGAGGGACCGCCGATGAAGAGGTCGTGAGCGAGGCACGCGCGATCGACATCGCCACGCGCCTCGCGCGGGAGACGATGCGTGGCCTCAGCGGGATCGAGATCGAGCCGCCCCTGTGGGAGGTCGATGCGGCCCTGCGTCCCGAGGGCAAGCAGGGTGCTCTGGTGCGCTCGCTGAACTCCCATCTCGCGTACTACGACCGGTGGGCCAAGAGCTGGGAGTTCCAGGCCCTGCTGAAGGCACGGCCGCTCGCGGGAGACCCCGAGCTGGGTGACGAGTACATCGAGGCTGTGCAACCGAAGATCTGGTCGAGCGCCGCGAGGAAGGACTTCGTCGACAGCGTCCAGCGCATGCGTGAGCGCGTGATGGAGCACATCGATCCGGAAGACGTGCCGTACCAGATCAAGCTCGGCTCCGGAGGCATCCGCGATATCGAGTTCACCGTGCAGCTGCTGCAACTGGTGCACGGCCTCACCGACCCCTCCCTCCGCACCCGAGGGACGCTGGAGAGCCTTGACGCGCTCGTGGCCGGCGGATACATCGGCCGGGTCGAGGCGGCGGCGTTCGCGCAGGACTACTGCATCCTGCGCCTCATGGAGCACCGGCTCCAGCTGCGCGAGCTGAGCCGAACGCACCTGATGCCCCGGACACCGGCCGGGCTCCGGGTGCTCGCGCGCAGCACGGGCCTCGCCGAGACGGGCGACGGAATCTGGGCGCGTTGGGAGACGGTGCGCCGCGAGGTCCGTGAGATCCACACGCGCCTGTTCTACCGACCACTGCTGAGCGCCGTGGCCGCGTTGCCGGAGGAGGAGCGCACGCTCTCGGCGTCTCAGGCGCACGATCGCCTCGCCGCCATCGGATTCCGCGATCCCACGGGGGCGCTGCGGCACATCGGCGCGTTGACGAACGGGCTCAGCCGCAAGGCCACGATCCAGCGCCACCTGATGCCGATCATGGTGCGCTGGTTCGCCGACGGCAGCGATCCCGACTACGGACTGATCGCCTTCCGTCGCATCAGCGAGCGCCTCGGCGACACACCCTGGTTCCTGCGCATGCTGCGTGACTCCTCGGGTGCTGCGGAGAGCCTCACCCGGGTACTCTCGTCATCGCGGTACATCGGTGAGCTGATGGAGTGGATCCCGGAATCCGTCGCGTGGCTGGACAGCCCCGAACTGCTCCGTCCGCGTGGGGCCGCGGCGCTGGACGAGGAGGCCCGTGCGATCCAGACGCGACACGAGACCGTCGGCGACGCGTTGCGTGCCGTCCGGGCGAACCGACGCCGCGAACTCCTGCGCACGGCGATGGGTGCCGTGCTCGACGCGGTGACGATCGAAGAGATCGCGACGGCGCTGACGGAGATCACCGAGACCACGATCCAGGCAGCGCTGCGCGCCGTCTTCCGCGAAGTCGTTCCCCCTGAGGACGAGGCGCTGGACTTCGCCGTGATCGGCATGGGCCGGTTCGGCGGAGCGGAGCTCGGGTTCGGATCCGACGCCGACATCCTCTATGTGTACGACGCGAACGGCCTCGACCCGCAGCGTGCGCAGATCCTCGCCACGCAGATCGTGACGCGGCTCCGCGAGCATCTGACGGACCATCGTCTGCCGCTGGATCTCGACGCCGACCTCCGACCCGAGGGGCGGAGCGGACCAGTGGTGCGCTCGATCGAGGCGTACACCGCGTATTACCGTCGGTGGTCGCTGTCGTGGGAGGCCCAGGCTCTCCTGCGTGCCCGCGGGGTGGCCGGCAGCGCCAAGCTGATCGACAAGTTCATGACGTTGGCGGACTCCATCCGATACCCCGACACCGTCGACGAACAGGGGCTGCGCGAGATCAAACGCATCAAGGCCCGCGTCGAGGGGGAGCGGTTACCGCAGGGCGCGGATCCTCGCCGACATCTCAAGCTGGGGCCGGGAACGCTCAGCGATGTCGAGTGGCTCGTCCAACTGCTGCAGCTGCAGCATGCGCATGACGTGCCCGGTATGCGCACGACCTCGACGATCGCCGCGCTGGACGCGGCGGTCGCGGCCGATCTGGTCGATGAGGCGTCCGCCGAGCGTCTGCGCGAGGCATGGCGCCTGGCCAGCAGACTGCGATCGGCCATGACGCTTCTGACCGGTCAGACCACCGACGTGCTCCCGGCGGATCGACGCCAACTCGACGCGATCGGACGACTGCTCGCGTACCCCGACCGCTCGGCGACCGAGCTCGAAGAGGATTACCTGGGGGTCACGCGGCGTGCGCGCAAGGCCTTCGAACAGCTGTTCTACGGGTGA
- a CDS encoding glutamine synthetase family protein yields MDKQRDFVLRTIEERGVKFVRLWFTDVIGTLKSVAIAPAEVEGAFAEGIGFDGSAIEGLTRSYESDLLAQPDPTTFQTLPWRGEVDPTARMFCDLTTPDGQPAVADPRHVLKRTLAKAADAGFTFYTHPEIEFYLLKSSSYGPEGPIPVDSAGYFDNVPGGTAHDFRRRSVRMLEDLGISVEFSHHEGGPGQNEIDLRYADALTTADNVMTFRTVIKEVAIEQGVYATFMPKPLSGHPGSGMHTHMSLFEGDQNAFYEEGAKYQLSKTGRHFIAGLLKHANEISAVTNQFVNSYKRLWGGDEAPSFVTWGHNNRSALVRVPMYKPNKGQSSRVEYRALDSAANPYLAYALMLAAGLKGIEEGYELPPEAEDNVWSLSDAERRALGYSSLPASLDHALEFMEDSELVAETLGEQVFNYVLLNKRKEWEAYRGQVTPLELKNNLELL; encoded by the coding sequence ATGGACAAGCAGAGGGATTTCGTCCTCCGGACGATCGAGGAACGCGGCGTCAAGTTCGTCCGCCTGTGGTTCACCGATGTGATCGGCACGCTCAAGTCGGTCGCCATCGCGCCGGCTGAGGTCGAGGGCGCCTTCGCCGAGGGGATCGGCTTCGACGGATCCGCCATCGAGGGTCTCACCCGCAGCTACGAGTCGGATCTGCTGGCGCAGCCCGACCCGACGACATTCCAGACGCTGCCGTGGCGCGGCGAGGTCGATCCGACCGCCCGCATGTTCTGCGACCTCACGACCCCTGACGGGCAGCCCGCCGTCGCAGACCCTCGCCACGTCCTCAAGCGCACGCTCGCGAAGGCCGCCGACGCCGGGTTCACGTTCTACACGCACCCCGAGATCGAGTTCTACCTGCTCAAGTCGTCGTCGTACGGGCCTGAGGGACCGATCCCCGTGGATTCGGCCGGGTATTTCGACAACGTCCCCGGCGGGACGGCGCACGACTTCCGTCGTCGTTCGGTGCGGATGCTCGAAGACCTGGGCATCTCCGTGGAGTTCAGCCACCACGAGGGCGGCCCCGGTCAGAACGAGATCGATCTGCGTTACGCCGACGCCCTGACGACCGCAGACAACGTCATGACCTTCCGCACGGTCATCAAGGAGGTGGCGATCGAGCAGGGCGTCTACGCGACGTTCATGCCGAAGCCGCTCAGCGGGCACCCGGGCAGCGGAATGCACACCCACATGTCACTGTTCGAGGGCGACCAGAACGCCTTCTACGAGGAGGGCGCCAAGTACCAGCTCTCCAAGACCGGTCGACACTTCATCGCCGGACTCCTCAAGCACGCGAACGAGATCTCGGCGGTCACCAACCAGTTCGTCAACTCCTACAAGCGTCTCTGGGGTGGCGACGAGGCACCGAGCTTCGTCACATGGGGGCACAACAACCGTTCCGCGCTCGTGCGCGTACCCATGTACAAGCCGAACAAGGGCCAGTCCTCGCGCGTCGAGTACCGTGCGCTCGATTCCGCCGCGAATCCCTACCTCGCGTACGCACTCATGCTCGCTGCGGGACTCAAGGGCATCGAGGAGGGCTACGAGCTCCCGCCCGAGGCGGAGGACAACGTGTGGTCCCTCAGCGACGCCGAGCGGCGTGCTCTCGGATACTCCTCGCTTCCGGCCAGCCTCGACCATGCGCTCGAGTTCATGGAGGACTCGGAACTCGTCGCCGAGACGCTCGGGGAGCAGGTGTTCAACTACGTGCTGCTCAACAAGCGAAAGGAGTGGGAGGCCTACCGCGGGCAGGTCACGCCGCTGGAGTTGAAGAACAACCTCGAGCTGCTCTGA